Part of the Penicillium digitatum chromosome 4, complete sequence genome is shown below.
CAACAGCTCGCAACATCTCAAGATTCCATTTGCTGATGTACCGAGTGTTCAAATCAATGCTTTCTCGCTCCACAGTAGGAATGACAGATGGAGCAGAGACATGTGCATTCAAGCCAGTCGTCTGCTGTGTAGGGAACCCAATAAAGACTCTTCCACCTTTCGAGGGTAAGATTGATGAAAGCACTTCTGACTGTGACGAGGACGCTCCAGTCAACATGTTGACATCGTAGGAAGGTGTTAGAATTGCGAGGGTTGCTTTCTTAGGCGGAGGCTTCCGTGTGGCTCGTTCCAATTCTTTGCTCAGATCTCTGCTGATAGAGGGTTGGAGCAATGCCGTGTTTATATGCAAAAAGACCGATGCCGACAGCATAGTGTTCATGTTGCTTGAGTCTTCCTGGCGCTCAGGTTCCGGGTTCTGGGCATTAGATTGTTTCTCGGGTGTACCTTGCGTAAACTTAGAGAAGAAACTCCTTAGAGAACTGGTTGTATCACGAATGTTATCAAGGCGGAACAAGCTTGCATTGGGATTCCACTCCACAATTCGCATCCATGAAGCATCGACCTGGGCAATTTCTCGAGTGACATTGACAATTTTCATCAAACCTTCTGTAGTTTTAGTGTCAATGTCTCTAGGAATCGGGACATCGACACTAGGAGCCGTTTTTTTCGACAGCCGTAGAAGGTTCCAATCATCCAACCAAAGTTCAATCTCTTGCAATGAGACAAACGTTAAACTGCTCGACAGAAATTGACTGAGCTGTAGCAATGATGGAATCGGGGAGGAATCGTTGCGATAGTCCAAGACAAAAGTGGTGTCTTGACTTGCGGCTTCGCCGAGGTCCAGTCGGCGGGTAAACAGCGCATTCCCCTTCCAGTAGAAGGCCATAGCTTGGCTACCGGAAGACACAAACGGCTCCTCGCAATCGTCAAAAACACTATAAAAGCCCACTCCAAATGCGCCTATTTTTGTTTCGTCTGGATTTCCGTCTGCAATCCGTTTCAATCTTCCCCAATCCTTCTCACTGAATACAGCACCGTTGTTTGAGATCAGAAGACGTCGAAGAGTGTGGTTGACGATCGTGTGTTTCAGATGTGCGGTGGGATCATTTGATGAAGGTGAGGGTACCGTGGTCGATGGAAGGGTCTCAAACTTGATCGTTACCTTCGTTGCAGAGGCATCGGCGGCATTTTGGATCATCTCTCGGAGGACCGTCCTGGTCACGACAAGTAGGTTAATATTCGGATCTCAAGACAGATAAACAACCAGTGTTTACCATTTCCCGGAATATCGAGCAAGCACTTTAGAGATCAATCCTCTTGTATCGACTGTCACGGCTTCCTCATCGGCCCCAGACCCCATGGTCCGCGCCTTCAACGCGTTGAAATCCACATTCAAAGCCATCTTGTGTGTGTGTATTCCTTCTTTCTGATTATTTCCAAGCCTTCTATCTTATTCAGGTGCCGAAGTTAATCTACACTTCTTTATGAAAGCAGATGAGTATTGACAAACAAGAGGTTGTCTAGGCAGCCGTGGAGATTCCGGAATCGCGCGCACTGTTTGCATAGATCGCAAACGGCGCGATTAGGGCTGCGAGAGAAAGATTCGATAGAACGCTGATTAGATGTTCAATTtcaaaaaagacaaagaaacgACAAAACAAAGGAAGATGATTCAGTGAGAGCAGAGAGTTGGAGAGTTTTGGAGACTGCGGAGTTCACGTCGGGCTTATCTTATCGTTCAATTGCCGTCACTTTCCGCCTTTGTCATGAGCATCATGTCCGTGTGTACACATTCATAGGGGACCCCGGACCCGCTTCTTGTCCAGTCTCTCGCAATCTCCCCTATCGCATGACGCCCGGAAGCTTGCCTTATTAATTGTGCGGATGTGGGCTTAATATAATAAATCGCTCTCAACTGACAGGATGGGTGTTGACCCTCTGTCCCCAATTGCGCCCGTGCGCCTCAGGGCGCTCCTCCTTCCCATCGGCAAGATCAAGCGCTCGCGCTTTTTGAGCTTCGCTGCCCGACTACAAGCTGAAAATGTAGTTCGACTAGGGGATATAAGTCCCGATGTGCGACCGAACAGAAGTAGGCCTTACTCATGAACGCGAGAAAATTGTCGATATTGCTACCATATATACTGACCTGCTGTTGTCTAGACATGTTCTCGCCGCTGGCATTTCCTACTGGGTTGATTCTTTATGACCTTTCTTTCTCGGTCCCCCCAACCTCTCACCTCGAGCTATTTCCCTTTGAACTATACAGGGAACCATTGGTGATTATTGCAATCGCAGATGGGTCTGAACTACCCGAAAGCACTGGCGACGAGCAGAAGCACCCCACTCCCGAGGGGCTGGATCAATTATTGGAAGAGCTCAATGAGGTGAGGGATAGGAACCCGCGCGCATTGGTAAACCAACTCCTGGTTTTTGATCACCATGGCTTGGATAAGATCACGAATGGACCGGACAATGTTCTTTGGGTCCCTCCGCCCCAGGTCTCCAAGGCCACGACAATGAAAACAGTTCTATGCGATATTACATCTGTGTTACTCTCCGAATTGGATGGATTTGCAAAGACCATCCAAACCATACCGTCAATCGAGTCTCCTAAAGCATCTTCATGGGGCCCGCACCGGAACCCAGAACTACGGCCACGGCCCGTAGACCGACTTTTAAATCGTATGACTCTGCCCGCACAGCTACCATCGATTCCATACGATACAAGGTATGGTGCCCCATTGAGCTCGAACGCCGGCTCCCCAGGCCCCAGCGATTATGAGACTCCTACAACCTTTGACGAGATCACTCGGGCAATTCACTTATCCAGTCGTACGAACTCGCGCAGCAGAGCACCTTCAACAACATCTACGAAGGAGCATAGCCGCGATCGGATGTCTGTCAGTGCCATGACTGCTACTGACAGAACTAAAAACCGGATCAAGGGTCGTGCCGGGGTGATCATTGGAACTCTTTTCCTGCAGGCGGGAAGGTGGCCCGATGCTCTCAAGGAATTGACCGAAGCAGTGAATAATGCCCGAGCAAGCAGCGACTACATCTGGCACGCTAAAGCGCTGGAAACAATTCTTCTTTGCTTGTTGATGTTTGGGTGGGCAGGCATGGACTTTCAGGTAAGTAAATGTCTAACAACGCCATGAACTACGCTGGTGCCTGTGCCGGATCACTTACTTGTTTGCTAGATTCCATCAGCATTGTATCCTGTTGCGGATAAGTCTTCCAAACCTTCCCGCGACTCAACGACCCCTAGTAGCGCTGGGAATAGGATTATCTCTCTATGCAACTTGGCCAATCTCCTGCCAGATCTTTCAAACAACATCCTAAATCTTTATACCCGCGCCGCCAATATTACAGATGAGCCTCTTCCGCAGCTGGTTTTCTCGGAGACAGTCATTCGATTAGCGCGACTGATGGTTTCAGCTCGCGTTCGCGATGGAGCTTTGGATGACAATGCTTTGAAACACATCGTGATGAATGAACACTTGGTTCCATTGGTACAGCTGGAGCTTCCTCGGGGGACTGTTTTGCTCCGAAAATCCGAAATAGCTAATTTCTTATACCGGGCTCTGCCTCTTTCCCCTGGTGCGGACCTACCTGCAACGGATGCTGTTCCCATCATCGTGGGTGTTGCTGCTGTTCTTGACATTCTGGATCTGCCTAGAAAGAAAGCTTTTATTATGCGTGAGCTTCTATCGGTAATGGTGCCAAGTCTAGTGAAAGCACGCAAAATTGGTGCCGCGGAAGTGGGCATCCATCCTGCCGCCGGGTTGGCATCTCTCAGCGGCACCGCATTTGATATCAATTCCCTGGACGCAGGGCCCGGAAACATGGAGTCAAGTGTGCGTCTCCTTCTTTCGACCATTGGAGAAATATACGGTGTTCAACCTTCATCGTTCTACGAATGGGAGAAGAGACAAAGAAAATCGTCTGTTGTGAGCAGGCTTCAGGAAAGCGCTGAATATGACTCGGTTGCTAGTATTGCCGAGCGGGCATTCCGACATGTAGTTCTTGATCGTTACGGTGATCTGAACTTGAAAATTGATGTCTTGAAAGCATGCATTAACTGCTGCGAAGCCCTTCCGGACTTTAATGGAGTCCTCCGTTTCACTGTCGAGCTTTTACAGACTATTCGGGGAGATATGATGCTGGGTGGAGCGTACAGGTCCCCACCGTATCTACCCCAAGACGAACAAGTTCGTCTTTTGAACAACATTAAGCGCACAGTGAATGCAGGCACCAGACTAGGAGTTTCCGATATGGCTGCAGAGTACTGGGATGACTTCCTAGTACGTGATGTCCAGTTATTGTCCCTGGCAGATCCAAAAAAGCCTGTTCGGCGGTCGAAATCGGAATTGGATGCGGTTACCACAAGTTTGGACAAGGTGAAAAAAGATCCGTTCTTGTACAACCCCTTTGCAAAGCCTACGAGTAAAGCATTAGAAATGCTCACTGTTGCTGATGAACCTGCGCCGTTCCAAGTTACTCTGCAAAATCCATACGAATTTGAGATCGAGATTGAACATCTGCGCTTAGAGGGCAGCGGTGTATCTTTTGATGCAGTGGCAGAGAATTTTGTCATAGCTCCCCTCTCTGTGCAGGATGTTACTGTTTTTGGTGTTGCCCATGGAAAAGGCAGCCTTCAGATCACGGGATGTATCGTGAAAGTACGGTACTGTCGAACGCGAAGATTCCCCATCTTCAAGACATTTTGGAAACCTGAGCCTGAGGTCAAGTTTAAGCGCACAGGCCTGGGGGCAAAGAAGCCTCTTACCGAGCGTCCGCTTTCCTGGAGCTCAACGACCTCCAAGGATGGCAAGGTTGATGCCAAAAAAGGTCCCGAAACATCAATATATGAAGTCAAAGTCATCGCCAAACAACCCTCAGTTGTCATCGAATCCATGTCTTTATCGCAATCGGCGATGATGGTCCTTGAAGGGGAAGTTAAAACCTTCACCATTACACTTCGAAATGCCTCTTCGTGCCCCGTGGACTTTGTTCTATTTACCTTTCAAGATTCAACCACCAAACAGCTACAGTCTGCACTGGACAATAGAGATCTATTGCCGGTCGAGATATACGAGCTGGAGCTCAAATTAGTAACCAAGCCCGCTTTGCGATGGCGCCGTGAGGGCGGGGACCCTGGTGACTGTTCGATTGCGGCACACCAGAAGGCAAGCTTTACAGTTGACGTTCTCGGAAAGCCTGGGTTGCAGGACACAACAGTCCAGATCGACTACTCCTGCATTGGGGCAGCCCCAGGTGAATTGCCTGATATTTTCTATACCCGACAATTGTTTGTGCCGTTGACAGTCACGGTCAATGCGAGCGTGGAGGTCGCCCGCTGCGACATTCTTCCGTTCAGCGGTGACTTCGCCTGGAAAAACCAGATCAAACCACCTGTTGACCCAATAGAAAAGCTGGATATGCTCTCCGCTACTTACAATGACCCCTTCTCGCAAGTCCTTGGGCGTCTCGGCAATGGAGCTTATGGACCTGATCACTGTGTCGTATTGCTTGACCTGCGCAATGCCTGGCCGAGTCCTCTGTCGGTGTGGCTGCGCGTAAGTGAGCAAGTAACAGCAACTATCCCGCTGGATGCGACACCATCGGATGATCTTGAAGGTAAGTACTCTGTCGACGGAGACCTCCAACCCGGGCAGGTTTGTCGGTTTGTTCTGGTCTTGCCTCGCGTCTACGTAGACAATCCTCTTGCCTCCATCCCCGTCATCAACACCGGCATTCGAAGACAATTTGTCGTCAGCGCCAATAAAGTATCCTTCGAAGCCGAG
Proteins encoded:
- a CDS encoding Hypercellular protein HypA; translation: MGVDPLSPIAPVRLRALLLPIGKIKRSRFLSFAARLQAENVVRLGDISPDVRPNRNMFSPLAFPTGLILYDLSFSVPPTSHLELFPFELYREPLVIIAIADGSELPESTGDEQKHPTPEGLDQLLEELNEVRDRNPRALVNQLLVFDHHGLDKITNGPDNVLWVPPPQVSKATTMKTVLCDITSVLLSELDGFAKTIQTIPSIESPKASSWGPHRNPELRPRPVDRLLNRMTLPAQLPSIPYDTRYGAPLSSNAGSPGPSDYETPTTFDEITRAIHLSSRTNSRSRAPSTTSTKEHSRDRMSVSAMTATDRTKNRIKGRAGVIIGTLFLQAGRWPDALKELTEAVNNARASSDYIWHAKALETILLCLLMFGWAGMDFQIPSALYPVADKSSKPSRDSTTPSSAGNRIISLCNLANLLPDLSNNILNLYTRAANITDEPLPQLVFSETVIRLARLMVSARVRDGALDDNALKHIVMNEHLVPLVQLELPRGTVLLRKSEIANFLYRALPLSPGADLPATDAVPIIVGVAAVLDILDLPRKKAFIMRELLSVMVPSLVKARKIGAAEVGIHPAAGLASLSGTAFDINSLDAGPGNMESSVRLLLSTIGEIYGVQPSSFYEWEKRQRKSSVVSRLQESAEYDSVASIAERAFRHVVLDRYGDLNLKIDVLKACINCCEALPDFNGVLRFTVELLQTIRGDMMLGGAYRSPPYLPQDEQVRLLNNIKRTVNAGTRLGVSDMAAEYWDDFLVRDVQLLSLADPKKPVRRSKSELDAVTTSLDKVKKDPFLYNPFAKPTSKALEMLTVADEPAPFQVTLQNPYEFEIEIEHLRLEGSGVSFDAVAENFVIAPLSVQDVTVFGVAHGKGSLQITGCIVKVRYCRTRRFPIFKTFWKPEPEVKFKRTGLGAKKPLTERPLSWSSTTSKDGKVDAKKGPETSIYEVKVIAKQPSVVIESMSLSQSAMMVLEGEVKTFTITLRNASSCPVDFVLFTFQDSTTKQLQSALDNRDLLPVEIYELELKLVTKPALRWRREGGDPGDCSIAAHQKASFTVDVLGKPGLQDTTVQIDYSCIGAAPGELPDIFYTRQLFVPLTVTVNASVEVARCDILPFSGDFAWKNQIKPPVDPIEKLDMLSATYNDPFSQVLGRLGNGAYGPDHCVVLLDLRNAWPSPLSVWLRVSEQVTATIPLDATPSDDLEGKYSVDGDLQPGQVCRFVLVLPRVYVDNPLASIPVINTGIRRQFVVSANKVSFEAEAASREAFWFREELLKRVLGGWKEPTTGREGSIDLRNVRLNNRMIESMRLEDIDVKFSLTSPSSSPETSDAVKQMGRSRFCVKTDDLLTLNVTIHNRSSRPIHPLLRLQPSLCHQPNNIALDLTRRLVWTGMLQQALPVLASGESTNASIGVTALCRGEYEFGASVEEARLLRPSFDDDGDSAARYNDDGSMDTFGADVVRRRRIWHAKELCIIHASDS